The Chloroflexota bacterium nucleotide sequence TCCGCTCCCAACCTTCTACCTTATAGGTACCGTGGTGGAACTGCCAGACCGAGCAAAAGGAGCATCGATATCGGCAGCCGCGCGCGGTCTCGATGGAGTAGGGCCGCGGGTAGTAGAGAAAATAGTAGTGGTCGCGATAGGGATCGCACAGCTCACGGGCCACGAGCGGCCTGTTGTTCATTGAGGCATCGTTGTGCAGGACGAGGTTGCTTATCTGCATCTCGGGCACTGTTTTTCGGAATTCCCCGGCCTCGTCACGATAGTGGAGGTAGGGGATCCGGTCGAGCCGCCGCTCTCCGCCGAGCTCGCGAATCAAGACCGGAAAGACCTCGTCGGCTTCTCCGTACACGATCGCGTCGATTTCCGGGATGTAGAGGTCTTCTGGCGAAAGCGAGATGTGGTGGCCGCCGACGATGATGGGAAGGGTGGCGTCCATGGCCCGAATCTGTCGAGCAAGGTCTGCCACGACCGGAACGTCGGTGGTGTAGCCGCACTTCAGTGCGATAAGGTCTGGCTGAAAGCGTTGCACGCGGTCGGTGAGGTCGACGTCCGGCGTTCGGAGATCGGCCAGCTCGCACTCGACGACGTCCGCCACGGAGGCGGCGAGGTATTCAGGACCGAGGGTCTCGACGCGGACGGTATCGTTGAAGCCGGTGGAGTAACCGCTCTGGGGCTCGACGAAGAGGACGCGCCTGATCGCCGACTCGAGATTGCGATGCGCAACGATGTCGACCATTCGGTCCCTCTCTCCGTGTCCTGACTCACTCACACCGAGGAGATCTCGGGAACAATTCCCGATAGCATACCACGGCCTGAGGTTAGCCATGGATTCGCAGCGCGGCGTCGCTGGGCGCGTGATCACCATCTTTGGAAGCTCTCGAGCCCAGCGCGGTGACGTGGAATACGAGGCCGCAAAACGACTCGGCGCCCTTCTCGCGCAACGAGGCTGGACGGTCTGTAACGGCGGCCACGAGGGGACCATGGAGGCCGCAGCGTGGGGCGCCAAGGAGGCGGGCGGGCAGACCATCGGCGTGAGCATTGCCACGTACCGCCCGGCTGTTCCGAATGTCTGGCTGGATCAGGACATCGTGGCCGAAACACTCTTTGCGCGACTCGAACGGCTGGTAACCTTCGGCGATGGTTTCGTCGTTCTGCGTGGGGGCATCGGCACCTTGCTCGAGTTGGCGCTCGTCTGGAACCTGGGCCAGATTCCGCAGTTTGCGCAAAAGCCCATCATCGTGGTCGGACCGGAGTGGGAACAAGTGCTGACGAGCATCCGCTCGTGGCTTCCGATGCATCCTTGGGAGGCGGCTCGCTGGAGGCGAGCCGCCGGTGTCGACGAGGCGGTGACGCTGCTCGACGCCGCATTCGCACCGATGTCTGACCTGACGCGGTAGCGTCCGACCCTGGCTCCATCGGGACTCGCGCCCCTCTGAGCCGCGACCAGCCGTGTGAGTCCGGGCTCGGCAAGCCGGCGCCCTGTCCAACTACCGACTTGGCGTCCGCGTGGTGGCAATCTGTGATCCACCTGTGACTGCGGTGAGCGGCACTGCCCGGTCGTCGGGCGTTGGAACCGCAAGGATCGTCGGCGTCGGTTTCGTCTCCTGAAGAGGCGCCGCTTTTGTCACGCTGAGCCCGGCGCTGGTCTCTTTCGCCGTCGCGGTGGCCACCACGGTGTTCGTGGCCGTATTTGTGGGGGCGGCGGTTTCCGTATTCGACGCGGCAGGGGCCGCCGGGGGAAGGTGGACCGGTGATGCAATGATCATGGCCGGGGTTTCTGTGCTGCGCACGGCAAGCTGCACCTGGTTCACTCCCATCGATGGTGGCGTCGCGTGGGCGGGCGGGGAGGACGTGGGCACGATAATGGTCACAACGCCGCGGACAACGGCGTCCATGGTCCGATCGGGCGTGGGCTGGATGATTTGCGGGCTGCTCTGGGCGCGTGCGCGCGCGCCACACCCGGATTCCGCCGCGGCGCACGCGATGAGTGCAAGGGCGACGAGGAGCCTGGGCGCCATGGAGCCGAGCCGTCCGATCACCGCTGCGCAGTGCTCCGCGGCGTCGGTTGGAGGGCGGGGATCCTGAGGGTCATTCCGGTTGACAGGCTTTCTGGTCCCGAGAGCCGGTCGCGGTTGGCCTCATAGATTTCTCGCCACTGGGATGCGTCGCCGTAAATGCGAGCGGCGATCGAGGTCAGCGTGTCCCCGGCGCGCACCGTGTACGTCTCGGTTGTCGGGAGGGCGGACGGGGACGGCGAGAGGGAGGGTGCAGCGCTCGGGGTGGTGAGGGCGGGTCGGGGGATCGTCGGGAGGCTGGGAATCGCGGTCGCGGCGCTGGGTGGCTCCTCTGTGACGCATCCTGCCAACATGACGGTCGCCACGGCCAGGAACAGCGCCCAATGCGGCCGAAGCATCAACTTCTCCGGTGGGTCGTCGGACGACATTATAGCCGCCGATGGCGGGGCGGTCTCCCAGATTCCGGATCTCATCTCCGTATACACTGTCTGGGTATGGACGGTTCGCTGCATGGCTGACGTGCGCCCATTTCGCGGCATACGCTACAACGCCGTCCGGTTCGGGACCGACCTCTCAGCCTTGATCTGCCCTCCCTACGACATCATCTCGCCGAGCGAGCAGGCCGCCCTGCTGGAACGAAGCCCGTACAACATGGTGCGGTTGGAGGGTCCGTCGGAGGACGCTGGGCCGCCCCAGGGCGAGACGGCGGACCGCTATGCGAGAGCGGCCGAGCGGTTCGAGCGCTGGCTCGCCGACGAGGTCCTGGTTCCCGAAGCCGGCCCGGCCCTGTATGCCTATTCCCACAGCTTTTCGCACAACGGAGCCACTTCGGTGCGGCGCGGGTTCCTGGGGGCGCTTCGGCTCTCTCCGTGGGAGAAGGGAGAAGTCCGCCCGCACGAGCACACGCACGCGGGCCCAAAGGCCGACCGGCTGGCGCTCCTCCGCGCCTCGCGGGCCAACTTCAGTCCGATCTGGTGTCTCTACCGGGATCGGGATGGAGCGACCGACCGCCTCTGGCAGGCGCTGGACGGAATCGCGCCGACCGTGCAAGCCGTGGACGACGATGGCGTGAGCCATCGTCTCTGGTCCGTCCGCGAGCCGAACCTCCTTCGGAGCATCCACGACGCCCTAACGCGCGGGCCTGTCTACATCGCCGACGGACACCACCGGTATGAAACGGCGCTTCACTTCCGCGATCAGGCAGCCGCTGTCGCGCCCGCTGAATCGGACTCGGCGGGGTGGAGCTTCGCGCTCACCTACTTTGTGGAGGCGTCCGATCCAGGGCTCATCGTGTTTGGAACGCACCGGCTGCTATCCGCCGCGGCGATTCAGAGCGTGAGCCGGGAGAGGCTGCTGGACCATCTGGGGCGACGGTTCGACGTCGTTGACGCCGGTGGCGGGCCAAAGGGGATCCTCGCGGAGCTTGAACGCGTGCCCGGGCGGCCCGCCTTTGGCGTCTACTCGCCGCCACTCGGGGTCAGCGCCATCGCGGTCTTAAAGGGGCAGCCCGAGGTGCCAGCCGACGTCGCGGGGGGGCATTCGTCCGCCTGGCGCAAGCTTGATCTCGCAGCGCTCCACGCGCTCGCCATCGATCAACTGTTCCCGATGGGGAGCGCGGCCCTCTTCGCTGGAGGGCTGCTCACCTATTCGCGGGAGGTCTCGGACGTCGAGCGCGTCGGCGCCCCCGATGGGGCGGCGCTGGCGTTCCTGGTACGGGCCACGCCGGTCGAACAGGTCATGGCTGTCGCGGACGCCGAGGACCGGATGCCCGAGAAGTCAACCTACTTCTACCCCAAGCCCGCCTCCGGTCTGGTGATCGCTCGGTGCGATGACCGGATCGACTGGCCGCTTCCTGGTTAAGAACTGTTATAGACGCGTTGCAGGCCTGCGCTGGTCGCCGCGGATTGTTACGGTACACTGACAGCAGGGCGAGCGTTCCGTAGGGGCCACCTGCTCGCCGGACACTCGAGGGGTCGCCGGGGTGGCGCCGGAGAGGATGACCGACATCCAGGAAGCGCTTGCGATAGCTGACGAGCCTCGCGACGAGGCGACCGAGCAGGTCGGCGAAGCGGTACCGCTGTACCTCCAGGAAATCGGTCGGGTTGCCCTCCTGAACGGTGCGCAGGAGGTCGAGCTGGCGCGCGCCATCGAGGCGGGCAACGCCGCGCGTGCATATCTCTCCCAGCATGAAGCGATTCAAGCCGAGGAATGGTCGAGGCTCAATCGCGAGGTGCTGGCCGGAGCGGCGGCACGCCGCGCGTTGGTGGAGGCGAACTTGCGCCTCGTCGTGAGCGTGGCCCGGCGATACATGAACCGGGGCTTACCGCTCGCGGATCTCATCCAGGAGGGCAATATCGGGCTTCTCCGGGCCGTGGAGAAGTTCGACTACCGGCGCGGGTTCAAGTTCAGCACCTACGCCACTTGGTGGATCCGTCAGGCGGTGACGCGCGCGATCTCGGACCATGCCCGCACCATCCGAATTCCGGTCCACATGGTCGAGACGATCAATCGGCTGACGCGCACTCTCGCGCAGCTCCAGCAACAGCTCGGCAGAGAGCCCACCTACGAGGAGATCGGCGAGGCGGCGGAGCTGCCCGCCGACCGTGTGCGCGAGATCCTGAATATGCTCCCGCAGCCCATCTCCCTGGAAACGCCGGTCGGCGACGACCAGGACACGCTGCTGGGCGATTTCGTCGAAGATCGCAACGCGCAAGGGCTGGAGGAGGCCGGGGCCCGCGCCTTCTTGCGAGAGCAGGTCGCGGACGTGCTAGATTCCCTGACCCCGCGCGAGCGCAGGGTCCTCGATCTCCGGTACGGCCTCGGCACGGGACGCCAGCACACGCTCGACGAGATTGGGGCCGAGCTGGGAGTCACGCGGGAGCGGATTCGGCAGATCGAGGCGAAGGCGCTGCGCAAGCTTCGCCATCCCACGCGCAGCAAGCAGCTCCAGGGTTTGGCCGACGCGTAGGGCGCACGGAGTGGCTGCGCCCTTCAACGGCGCTCAGAGGTCGTCGTCGAAGTCAGACATGGCGTCCGCGCTTCCCTCGTCGAACCCGAGGTCGCCGGGGTCTTCCCCGCGCTCCATCTGGTCCAGCATCTCCTCGTAGTCATCACCCATATCCACGCCCGCCGCTTCTCCCATCCGCCTCGCCCACGTCGCGACGGCCCGCGGATCCTCGTAGTCAACATTTTCCAGATTCGAAGGATCGGAGAGGAAGTCCTCGTAGGACGACTCCGACCGAACGCGCGAGATACGAGACGGGAGTCTATCGAGCTGCGTAGAGTGGCAGTGGGGGCAGGTTGCCGTTGAGACCGAGGAGAACGAGCGGAAGAAAAGCTGGACGCGGCGACCGCAGCCGCGGCA carries:
- a CDS encoding LysM peptidoglycan-binding domain-containing protein — translated: MLRPHWALFLAVATVMLAGCVTEEPPSAATAIPSLPTIPRPALTTPSAAPSLSPSPSALPTTETYTVRAGDTLTSIAARIYGDASQWREIYEANRDRLSGPESLSTGMTLRIPALQPTPRSTAQR
- the rpoD gene encoding RNA polymerase sigma factor RpoD → MTDIQEALAIADEPRDEATEQVGEAVPLYLQEIGRVALLNGAQEVELARAIEAGNAARAYLSQHEAIQAEEWSRLNREVLAGAAARRALVEANLRLVVSVARRYMNRGLPLADLIQEGNIGLLRAVEKFDYRRGFKFSTYATWWIRQAVTRAISDHARTIRIPVHMVETINRLTRTLAQLQQQLGREPTYEEIGEAAELPADRVREILNMLPQPISLETPVGDDQDTLLGDFVEDRNAQGLEEAGARAFLREQVADVLDSLTPRERRVLDLRYGLGTGRQHTLDEIGAELGVTRERIRQIEAKALRKLRHPTRSKQLQGLADA
- a CDS encoding DUF1015 domain-containing protein; protein product: MADVRPFRGIRYNAVRFGTDLSALICPPYDIISPSEQAALLERSPYNMVRLEGPSEDAGPPQGETADRYARAAERFERWLADEVLVPEAGPALYAYSHSFSHNGATSVRRGFLGALRLSPWEKGEVRPHEHTHAGPKADRLALLRASRANFSPIWCLYRDRDGATDRLWQALDGIAPTVQAVDDDGVSHRLWSVREPNLLRSIHDALTRGPVYIADGHHRYETALHFRDQAAAVAPAESDSAGWSFALTYFVEASDPGLIVFGTHRLLSAAAIQSVSRERLLDHLGRRFDVVDAGGGPKGILAELERVPGRPAFGVYSPPLGVSAIAVLKGQPEVPADVAGGHSSAWRKLDLAALHALAIDQLFPMGSAALFAGGLLTYSREVSDVERVGAPDGAALAFLVRATPVEQVMAVADAEDRMPEKSTYFYPKPASGLVIARCDDRIDWPLPG
- a CDS encoding zinc ribbon domain-containing protein; translated protein: MPIYEYRCRGCGRRVQLFFRSFSSVSTATCPHCHSTQLDRLPSRISRVRSESSYEDFLSDPSNLENVDYEDPRAVATWARRMGEAAGVDMGDDYEEMLDQMERGEDPGDLGFDEGSADAMSDFDDDL
- a CDS encoding LOG family protein; translated protein: MDSQRGVAGRVITIFGSSRAQRGDVEYEAAKRLGALLAQRGWTVCNGGHEGTMEAAAWGAKEAGGQTIGVSIATYRPAVPNVWLDQDIVAETLFARLERLVTFGDGFVVLRGGIGTLLELALVWNLGQIPQFAQKPIIVVGPEWEQVLTSIRSWLPMHPWEAARWRRAAGVDEAVTLLDAAFAPMSDLTR